Genomic segment of Hydractinia symbiolongicarpus strain clone_291-10 chromosome 5, HSymV2.1, whole genome shotgun sequence:
TATTACATATAACTGTTTACTTATTATTCTTTAAGAAACACGTGGATCGGTTTAAGTCATGTAAATCAAGCTTATTTTTGGAACGACGGAACAAACGCAACTTTTCGAAGTTGGAAAAGCGGAGTAACGTATAGCGATGTGCAAAAAGCAAATTTGAATTGCGTTGCCATGGATACTTCAGGAGAATGGGAAAACTTTCACTGCTCgaataaattttactttttgtgCAAACGAAAGCTTGGTAAGAATATATTTCTATTAGATATTATTATGCAAAATCCATCGTGAAATGCCATCTATGGAAATGCATCCTAAGGCCAGTTTTGTTCTCATCGTTAAAAACACGCGCCGAATATTCAACAATGTCTATGTAACATCTGTTTATTACTGTAAACTACAATCGTGatcaaaattaataaaacactGACAAAAGGGACAAATGGTCAATACTCTGCATCTGGAATGCTATCaagcttttatttttgtgcACAAGTAACTAAGTAGAGAGCATTTAAAATTTACTGGTGGAATCTCTAGTGCGCCCGCACAACAGAAAAATGCATGTCAGCGGCAAGTTTAACATGCGCGACTCTAATTTTGAAACAACCAATTTAAACACTTGTggttttgttttattatatgtATTGTTGTAGTTTTATTTTCCAGCTTACGTAAAATTCGTGCGTACTTTTGTACGTTTTTTGCATTTATAATTCTGTATCACTGAGACCATTTTTAACCATtattataattttgaaaatttttttgtacggAACGACGTTAGaggaaaagtaaaaacaaaaaaataataatctctGTTTAACGTAATGGATCTTGTTTTTAGTTGACCGCTCGCCTCCAGATACAAACAACGTGCCAAAGCCATGGCCGTACGAAGCTGAAATCCCACCTGTTATTTTCCTGGCACCAAATTTTACTGTTCCAGGTAGATAGTTTAACACATTtcctttctatttttaaaaacattaaaaaaagactggcTGTGTTCGTTTTGTATTTATTACGAGCGAGACCTTCTTCAGTTTCTATTGGTATTGTATATTAATGAGGGTCCCGTAAAGGTAGTTTCATTATAAGCAACCgatcaactagacaaccgcccaATATTAAACCAATTCCTATCTGATGCTTAACGTAGAaaaatagattcacacttttacaCTTTGTGTCATAAAACCGATACCTTTCCCTCTGGAAGCGAACAATTAACCACAGGGCTAACAGTCGATCAATTTTTATTAATGCTATACTTTGCTTTTAGTTATAAATAGTCGAAATCTTGAGCCAGGTCAATTTCCTGATGCTAATGGCAATGTTGAGGAAaccgaagaagaagaaaaatcaaTTAAAGATTTGTTCTATGAACAAACTGTGGAACATTTGAAAGAAAAAGGTCTGAAACCATCCGAAGATATTGAAGTAAGCAAGTTCTCCTTTAACCAATTACAAGTTTCTTTTATTATAAGAACGAACCCTAATACATGGAAATTGTTATTGTTGCTTCTGTTTTCGTTGTCGCTGTTGTTGgcattttcgttgttgttgttgttgttgttgtcgatgTTGTTGTTCATTGatgtttttgttactttttagaATGATGAAGACGAAGATGAAACCAATTACACTGAAGAACTGAACAAAATAGCAATGGAAACAAAAAGTGACGGTTATAAAAACGAAACGGACGCAGATAAGAACAAACCCTCTTCGGTACAAGCACATAAGGGAGAAGAAAAATtgagaaaagaagaagaaaacgaCCCAGAAACAGAACAAAGCACTGGTAACCAACCCGTTGATAACAAAGCAGACGTAAGTTTACAAACTAATCTATTATGTCTGTTTACGCGTTATGAGTGTCAGTTACGGTTGTACATCTAAGCAACTTCAGGTATTAACAAACTGTTGTCGTTTATAGAACGAAGGAAGTCCTGTCCCTGGTCCACCAAACAGGCAACCAACTGGTGAGGAACCAAAGAATACCGAAAGCTTGCCAAAGATTGTAAATGGAAAACCTGTAAATGATAACTCGTCAAATAGCAATCAAAATAACCAGACAGATTCAGGTTCATCTTCAGGTTCATCTTCAGGAACAATTAACCAGTCGGGTCAATCAGGGGCAAGCGAATCTGGAGAAAGCTCCAACGTAACTAATTTAGGTACCGCATCTCAACAAAATAATCCTGAAAACCAAAACAGTAATCAGAATAACAATGTACAGAATGGAGGACAAAGCAATAACAATCAAGACAATAACGGACAACAAAAACCTGCCAACGCACCACAGCCTCaacaaacaaataacaacaaccAGCTTTCTGACAGCAATTCGCAACAGGCAAATAACAACAACCAACAATCTAACAATAGTGGGCAACAGTCTAGTAGCAATAATCAACAGTCTGGAAACAGTGGGCAACAATCGGGTAATAATGGGCAGCAGTCTACCCAAAACGGACAACAGTCAAGTACGAATAATCAGCAATCCAATAACAATGGACAGCAGTCAAACAACAGTGGACAACAGCCAACGCCAAATTCATCGCAAGGTAGTTCAACAACACAAAGTAATTCACAGTCGCAAGGAGGATTAAATTCAAACAATGGCCCGTCTGTAATGGGAGGAAAACCACCCTCGAAAGTTCCCGAACCACCTCCAACTAAGGAAGGAGATAAGGATGATGAGAAGCAAGACTCTGTAGGAGAACAGTCGGATGAGAAGCCTGCCGATGACTCAGGTACGCCGTTGATTACTTTTTGCGAATTCTTGAATTCTATCGCAAAAACTTGTTCGCACAAAAACTTTCCGAAAATtgcaattcgcgaaaattaattttcttaccgaatttgattttttaacggtATAATACTAAACATTATTTTCACGGCGGtatttcattcttttgtttgACGACATTCAAATTTTATGATTGATATGTTGCCTTTTTGTTATTGATATTAATATTTAAAAGCAATCAAAATACAATTAAAACTACTATTAAAAATAAGTAAGTccaattaatataaaaataaaaaatagaaaattcttaaaaaaagaaaagaaacaatttTAGTATAATAGACCAATAGACCTGGCCCAAAAATTCTCGTATTCCTTGGATCCTTGTTGTTGTAGTTTCCTGCTGCATCAACAAGACTACCTTGTTACCTTGTTTCAATAAATAGGcctgagataaaaaaaattgcaaaatagtCCAATTAGATAGGCGGAAATAAGTCTGCAGAAATGATGTATTCGGCCAAAAAATATCTACACAATGACTCCAAATAactgattcgcaaaaattaatcttcTTTTGACCTcgcgaataataataatatgcgTTTGCAAAAAATAGTTAATAAGCGTGGAGGAACGACATTTACACGTAAGATtcagaaatgacttgaaaataGTTTTACCTTTGAACAGCTtagatacatttttttttcaccgatTGAGTGACTTATACGTACTCGTCTATAGAGTCGGATGATGGAGAAGAAAAGAGTGACGATAAAGAAAACACAGATGATGACAGCGGTAGTGATAGTGACAGTGATGATAATAATGATGATGGTAGCAACAAAGATGAATCGGAAAGTATTCCAGAAAAACCTAACCAAGCTAAACCAACTCAGGGTAAgaaaatattggaagaaaagGATGTAACAAATGGAGGgataaaaaacaagaataatGGTAACCAGAAAAATCATGTTCAGAAAAGAAAATTTGCCGCTAAAAAAGGTAAACGTTTTAGCCAGCCATCttcgttcccagggttttttgcttTCTTGCAATGTCAAGACGGCAAAAACCCCTGGAAACGAGGTCGATTGCTTATTTCATTATTAGTTATATCAGTGAATAAAATGTTGATTAATTTGgtttatttctttttgtaatGTGTTAGAATTATTCCTTTGTGATTCATTGTTTTCATATTCATCCTCTTAACTGaaatttcgtgtaagtcacaGAAATCGAGCATCGGGAAAATTAGACGCCCGTTTCGTATGCGATTTGCTTAAGTTAGTATGGTAAGTGTAATCAGAGAAGCAATTTTCGTTCTcgaatttgcaaaaatttgcaatttttttatttgatttggaaaaattatttttgctaaaTATACTAAGGTAAGAcatccgcgaaaattaattctcgtCAAAAGTACTTTCAAATTGgctgattcgcgaaaatttaataTTATCTATACAAACTGATTAGCAGTTCGTACATTAACAGAAAATCAGGAAAATCGAATTTTTCTAAGAGAGATAGGAAAGCgttagaaaaaagtttaatttcttcatttgtcCTCATTCTTCGCAAAAACTAACACTAACACTTGATTTGCGAACAGGTCtgtaaactaaaataaaaaaaagatacgCAAAAAATTATTCTCTTAAATAACTTACGCAGTACATGTGGGTTAAACTTTAGGCTATCTGCCCAACCCCGTTCTCCCCGGCATTTTGCCTAGTTGATGAGGTTGATAGGGGCGAAATAGCCCCTGACAAGACTCTGAGGATGAGGTTTCTCTTTGCTTGTAAATCAATTAGATTTCTTATAAtcactgtttttttcttttagccaAATCAACATCAAGGCAAGTACAGAAGAAATCTAAAACTAACAAAGCTAAAAAACATCATGTAAAAGTTACACCAACAAAGAGAACAAAAGTTGAAAAAGTAGAAGTTGACAGTGGTTCGGGATCTGGTGACCAGGGTGATGAAGTAGAATTAGATAATATTTTGGATTCAATCACCAATGACTTATGGTGAGAAAATGTAAAAAGGACAGTATGAAAAACTAatcgaaaagagaaaaaatgccATCAACATAGAAATATACATTAATTGCTCTTATACGATTTATCTTCTTTTAAATTAAACGATATCTCTcagaaaaatttattaaatgatttaaaagaatttaaagtatttttaaaatgaaatctaaattttatgcacACTATACTACATCTTAAATTGGGATAATTAGCTTTTTATGTTGGATGACGACTTCAAGTGAACGCTGTCCTGTTTACAGCGTTGATTTTTGGCGTTATTGATTGATTTTTCGCAGTTAAATTCTCTGAAGTATTAACGCCCATCATAGCGCCACATAAAAATTAACTCAAAGCCAATCTGATAAGGGCGTACAATCATCAATTACAATTAATTCGATTATAATTTTTGGTGACAACCCCGGTAccaatctttttattttctcaaaTGTTGTATTGTTACGACTTCCAGAATTTTTCACATATTGATATATTTAGAGaggatatttatttattttatatttttaattggaaaaaataaattatagagAAGAGTGATTCCTACAAAACCTTATTCTCGTCCCAGAGCTCTTTAAGACAAACCTCAAAACTTTTGAGGTTTTATGCTCTAAGAAATCTGGGCACGTGAATGACAAAACCTAACCTTGTTCCCAAAGCCCCTTCGAAGCGCTGGAAGTAAAATTGTATCAACTATACCCTTATTATAGTACTATTCACCACCAACTTTccgaaggaaaaaaaaaacacgacaGAGAGACTGTTACTCGCGCTTTTCTATCTTTATTTCTTTGGTATTGCAATTCATTAACCTCTTCCCCAGGGTTGTTCCTCTTTCTGGCAATTTTGACGGAGTTTCTTCAGTGCGACGCGTGTTGAATACCagtctcgttcccagggctcttttctACGATGTTCTAGGCGTAGAAGAACCCTAGAGATAGGGTTGGTTGAATACCGTTCTATCCTTTCCTTTTAGTTCTACCTAAAAGTACTAACAATGCCAAGTAAGCAACTTGGTTCCCAGAGgttcttgcctttttgacattaaAAGCCGGCTGCcaagccgtcaagtaagcgctagtaAGCTCATCAGAAATACAGTTAACTTTCGGGAAATTAAACCCCCGAAGCTTAATTTCCATTCTGCCGCTACTTCGCGTTAAGCAGGTGCTCAAATTagagttaatttttaaatgtatattggAAACGACGATTAATTAACGCACCTGTTTTAACTCCGATTAGCGGGCGGGCTAAACAtcaaatttttgatattttaacgcCAGTTAGCACGAACACACATTTGAGCATATTATGTGTGCAAAAGCTATCTccacaaacattttttacacaacggcgtacaaaaaaagtttatatttatattaattctttctAGAAGATAGTTATATTCTCCATCTTACCCTCGTTTTACAAGAAATTCACGGTCCTAAAATTTCGACCCTTTTCTTTTTTGGTTTTTCCTTCTCCTTTCAATTCGTCTCATGAAAATCCATAATGTAACGCACATCTTGATGTTGTTGGACATATTTTATCATCGAAATGAACTAAATTTGCGTAAAATTTTCTTGTAATGGAAAAGTTTTCGTGCTATCGCAAAAAAAGTAACGCGATTAAACGCCAGATGGAAACCAACCTTCAGGGAATTATGAAaatcaacttcgtccccagagcaTCTCGTATTTTTCTGACACccggacggcgatacgaacatgtttGTTTCGCTGTCCCGATATCAGAACAGATACAatatgccctggggacgagatttgACAAAAATGACTCGACTAAATGAATGTTCGAGTTAAACAAAGTCTCCGTTTAGTCAAGTTTAGTCAAAAATGAGATAATAACTAATTCGAGTTAAagcgatttttttaaaagctcgGACAACATTGTTGACAAATGACAATCTTGGCTATGGGGAGGTCATGCAAGTCccttaaaaattgaatttgtttaGAAAGGTAGCATTTGTATATTTACATTACGTCAACAGTtattaaaaactaaaacaaaattaacatcTGACATTTACTTAGTCTTTTTCCGAGTAAAAAGTTCGATTTATCCGAAGAAACAAGCTCAGGATTGATGGGTCgagttaacgaatgttcgagttaagTTAAGTTTGTTAAAAGAAGGCGTAAGGAAAGTTTGaaagatacaaaaaaaaacgGTTTAAGATAATGAAAGTTCGACAATCACTGTTGTTGTTCTTTTAGTATTTAATATACAATACCACCAATTTTATAACACTTGGTACTAAAGctgctaaattttttttctgctaGCGTGCAATTTCACCTGTGTGCAAGACTGGCCACTGATTAACCCACCCAAAAATTGCCCTAAAAATGAGGAAAGACCAGCGATGCGCATGATTTACGTATAAAAAGAATGTGAGATTATGTATTACCAGTATGACATAGGCTCCGTAAAAGTTTAACCGCAAGGCGAAGAGGTCTTTGGCTCTAAATGTAAATTGCattgatttttaaaacatttagagCAAGTAAGATGGAGAGCAAACTGTGTGTGAGAAGCGTACTCATTCGTTGAGAGTGTAAATGTTTCTCCCGAAGATCAGTAAACAAAAATGCGACCTTTTGATCAGAAAAGTATTCAGAAAAACATTCAAACGTTCGAATAAagatttgtttataaaaaagcataaaaagaagcaacttaaaaagagaaataaatattaaatccACGATATACATGAAAAGTAAATGTTGAAACAAGATAGAGTGGAGAATGTGGCGATATTTCATCGCTTCTGTTGTGGATATTGACAAtgctatttgttgtttttcatgGCCGTTCTCAATACTTTGGAGTCACTGGCGTTTACCCCACATAAGACAATCCATACTTACTAGAGTTCGATTTGTAATCTTACTCTTGATTATTACTCTGGCATGTTTGGCCATGCTTTCTGCAAAGAGTTGGATGTTATTAAACGAATCTATATGTTCGAAAATTGGATTCAGACTTTGTGAATTATTGCATGGCCCTGGCCCAGTTTAtcgcatactttttttaatgtttttatatttttttatgatggCAATATTTCTTGTTGATATACAGACTACAAAGTCATGGAGAACGGTGTTTCATAATCATCTCTGGACGTTAAAGTCGGTTTCCTTGCTTCTTCTGACTATATTGTTTATTATGATCCCACGAACGATATATACTGGCGAGGTCTGGCATTTCTTCGGTTTAAATTCTGCATTTGCGTTTATCGTTTTGCAATTTGTAATCCTAATCGATTCCGTTCATGCGTTTAACTTAAAAATTGTAACTTGGATGGAACAACCTGAACATGAGGCATATACAAAATGTTGCTTTTTGTTACTATGGCTACCGACATCGTTGTTTTATTTAATAAGTTTATACGGAACTgtgatattttataaaaattatagctCAAAATCAGAATGTTCAACCAACATGTTCTTTATAAGCTTTCACGTATACATGTGCGCAGCTGCGACTTTTGTATCGATACATCCGATAGTTCAAGAAGCAAAACCAAAATCCGGTTTACTACAAGCTTCCGTGGCTTCAGCATATAGCACTTATATATTATGGCTAGCATTATCAAATCAACCGGACGAAATATGTAACCCGACACGGGAATATTTATATCCAATAGATCCAATTCGGAACCCTCAAATTATTGTAAGTCTCGTTATAACCTTTTTCATTTTATTCGCATTCGCCACACGAATTGTGAACGCACCTCAATATGGCAAATACGTAAGAGACGAAAATGTAACCTTCGAAAGTATTCATGAGGAAGGCGAGGCTAGAAGAAATATGCCTCGATTACCTTCAATAATAGAAGACGACGAGATAAAAGGTGTAGAATACAGTTACTCTTTTTTTCATGTTATTTTATGTCTTGCCTCGCTTTACCTGATGATGACAATGACTAACTGGTATCGtccagaagaagaagaaaacttGACAGTCAAATTGATTGCCGGATGGGGCGCCATATGGATAAAATTATGCAGTgggattttttgtgtttttttgtacaTTTGGAGTCTTGTGGCACCAGTTATATTTCCAAACACGTATGGAGATTTAGTTTTCTATGAAATGCTGTTTTCAGTTTAACTTCCTTGAAGTCGTTGTTTTTCCCCCATGTAAACAGTGCATTATCTATCCATCATTGtcaagtttttcttttttgtcagcatatatattaaaaattagCATAGTTTCGCGTTTTTACGCATTCTAAAGCTGAATTTCCACTCAAAAGCAAAACGGACCAGAACGGAATAAGAGAAATACTTAAATTTGATTGGCTATCCCCAAATTGTTCAtctgttttttaagtttttttccgTTCCTGTCCACAAGAaaagttgaaataatttcaacTTTCAGTCTAGATCGGAAAAGAAAACTCATCAACTAATCAGATTCCAGAAATGACAATTGTCTGTTCCCTTTCGTGCCATTTCGTTTTTGAGTGGAAGGGTCTATCTCCACTATCTCCACTAAACGGAATATTCCGCGCGAAACATAAAAGCTTATTTGCTGGCAGAATACATGTCTCTACCACACGTGTACAAATCAAATGTATTTACGTAAATTCCGcggcaattttttttctcagaaaGTGTAAAACGGACTTTTTATGCTGAAGTTTTTTAGTTATGCCAAGTAACTGTCGACCTCGTTCCTAGGATCGTTGAATTTTCAAAAGGAGGCATGAGAATAAAGTTGTTTACTTATTGCGAAATCTTAGCATTACTTTAGTCACGTTTTTGgcagcaaaaacaaaacatagtTATGTTTGTCCTACTTGACTGAATGCAACACGTGTCGAGAAAAAATAAGGggagaaacaaaagaattaacgAATCGTGCTCTGCTTTTATATTTATCAAAAGGCAATCAAATTTCCCCTTCTTAAGTCACTGCTGACCCCTTAATATTTTAGACCTCAGTATGAAAATCCAGGACTTTTCAGCTATGAATTTGAAGATACTAACCAACCTCACTCCTAAGTTCTCTCCTCCCTTCAACAATTAGGTTACtaagagcaaaagaaaacaattatGCATTATAAATTACACAgttattcttttaaaagtttgtaAGTGTAAATTTCGCGAATATATAACTTCTAGTATTTAATTTCGTGAATTTcgtcaaacaaaaagaaaaaaacacgcAGATTATAAAGATTGCAAGATTGCTAAA
This window contains:
- the LOC130644602 gene encoding serine incorporator 1-like codes for the protein MWRYFIASVVDIDNAICCFSWPFSILWSHWRLPHIRQSILTRVRFVILLLIITLACLAMLSAKSWMLLNESICSKIGFRLCELLHGPGPVYRILFLMFLYFFMMAIFLVDIQTTKSWRTVFHNHLWTLKSVSLLLLTILFIMIPRTIYTGEVWHFFGLNSAFAFIVLQFVILIDSVHAFNLKIVTWMEQPEHEAYTKCCFLLLWLPTSLFYLISLYGTVIFYKNYSSKSECSTNMFFISFHVYMCAAATFVSIHPIVQEAKPKSGLLQASVASAYSTYILWLALSNQPDEICNPTREYLYPIDPIRNPQIIVSLVITFFILFAFATRIVNAPQYGKYVRDENVTFESIHEEGEARRNMPRLPSIIEDDEIKGVEYSYSFFHVILCLASLYLMMTMTNWYRPEEEENLTVKLIAGWGAIWIKLCSGIFCVFLYIWSLVAPVIFPNTYGDLVFYEMLFSV
- the LOC130644597 gene encoding uncharacterized protein LOC130644597; the encoded protein is MVRRLLFAFLFICLLLAICQGYSIKRSSGGNKKAQKNKQKIDLKVGDQERVTNLTNKQAKKVADKEPTTDVIPQKAENGETDDNQTHSKALESGETPKYPLNAVSAEVSAHSNEIGGCRDHPAAKNVCSRCGNKCFAAERETYTYSYCRRSCKHCDAGTTAFHRFWRLRAVSEFEPTWMLKELEFYPNPEENMTLVDDPQRAFASTTYTGYNASYAFDKNMDTAWYPSGWGVHDNNDDWIAYEFSIAVRIHAVKMVIDESHRTATPQKIYVEASEKKFGPYVKKWTIHNPTYDVNRMYRFLECPVLWRRYDYDTGAWCFRLMAKFVAWENAKKECEIEGGQLATVLNKEEKRFIVDEIQPCGNTWIGLSHVNQAYFWNDGTNATFRSWKSGVTYSDVQKANLNCVAMDTSGEWENFHCSNKFYFLCKRKLVDRSPPDTNNVPKPWPYEAEIPPVIFLAPNFTVPVINSRNLEPGQFPDANGNVEETEEEEKSIKDLFYEQTVEHLKEKGLKPSEDIENDEDEDETNYTEELNKIAMETKSDGYKNETDADKNKPSSVQAHKGEEKLRKEEENDPETEQSTGNQPVDNKADNEGSPVPGPPNRQPTGEEPKNTESLPKIVNGKPVNDNSSNSNQNNQTDSGSSSGSSSGTINQSGQSGASESGESSNVTNLGTASQQNNPENQNSNQNNNVQNGGQSNNNQDNNGQQKPANAPQPQQTNNNNQLSDSNSQQANNNNQQSNNSGQQSSSNNQQSGNSGQQSGNNGQQSTQNGQQSSTNNQQSNNNGQQSNNSGQQPTPNSSQGSSTTQSNSQSQGGLNSNNGPSVMGGKPPSKVPEPPPTKEGDKDDEKQDSVGEQSDEKPADDSESDDGEEKSDDKENTDDDSGSDSDSDDNNDDGSNKDESESIPEKPNQAKPTQGKKILEEKDVTNGGIKNKNNGNQKNHVQKRKFAAKKAKSTSRQVQKKSKTNKAKKHHVKVTPTKRTKVEKVEVDSGSGSGDQGDEVELDNILDSITNDLW